Within Triticum dicoccoides isolate Atlit2015 ecotype Zavitan chromosome 1B, WEW_v2.0, whole genome shotgun sequence, the genomic segment ccgaggtaatcttacagtcacttcataattaaattacgtttggagttcaaatagttacattcctattgattcactacgtaaaatttgatataagaaaaaaaatataggtcataagacaagaaaatttggagttcatgtatattttacactatgtttttacgtttgtaattttacataacataaaaaaaATTACGGTGATTGTTTGTTTTCTTACGATCTCTTTTTACgtcagaaataagacaaaacttacgaaacGTAAAATTACAGTGCATTGGCGGTAAAATAgtaggggtgaagaataactattcctcaccaaaGGTGACGAATAGTCAATCCCTATATATTGTTTTTTTAAGAACAGAGTAGAAGTTACTGATTTTGGATAAACTATATTTTGTAAGAGTATCTACAACCGGGCGcctcaaacccgcctcatacgcCCGGGCGGGCCATCCGTTCATTGCCCGGTCACGTTTTTTCGAACCAGACGGGCTCCTTAAATGGGCGTCAAACACCCGGGCTGATTGGGCTGGGTAAGGGGGCGCTCGAGTACGCCCGAGCATGCCCGCCACGTCAGACCCGACAGCATGACCCCACCCAAAATTGCATCAAATCCATCaaacccttcttcctcctcctgccgCCCTCCAATCTTTCCCGCGCCCGGACCCTCTCCTCCTGATCTGGAGAAAATCGATAGATTCAGAAACTATGAATCTCCACCCTTGCTCCCAATCCTCACCTCTGGTCCTGATCCAGCGCCGGCGATGTCGTCCAGCCCAACCCACACCGCCGCAACGGAGACGCAATCCACCTCGTCCGTTGGCGGGGTCAATTCGTCGGTTGCGATTTGCAAGGCGAAGAACGTCGCCCGCAAGTTGCAGCGACGCCGACAGTGAGATAGGGAAGCGGCGACATTGCAGGGAGGTTCAGACGTGGTGGAGCAGTTGTCTCCTCCGCTACGCCCGGATCCTCGCACCCCTTCCCTCCGAGCGCTGACGTGGATTACGCCGTCCGCCCCCCTTGGGACAAAGGATGATTCGACTGTGGCTGGGCCATTCCGGTCAGCTTTCTGCGCACACAGATGCCAGCGGTCGACGTGTGTAGCTCGCCTCAGCCGTTCGGGCACGGATTAGCACGTGCATCGGCAATGCCCGGGCTGCCCTCGGCAAGTTCGACGGAATGACCGAACAAGAGTCTGTTTGTTTTCTTTGCTCCTGTCTGATCAGATTTTAGCATAGACGACTAGTTCATTTCGCACTTGATGAATGCCTGCAAACCATAATCATGTAGGAGGCGTTCTTGTCGAACATGATCAATGACAATGAAGATTCGAACGAAATGGAGTATGAGTTAGAGGCCACCACCGCATTTGAAGTTGGGACAACATCCGATCCCAAtccgagcaagaagaagaagaagaccaagacaCCGAAGGCAAGAGGTCTAGCATTCTCAAGATTTGAGGACATCTTGTTGGTCAAAGCTTGGTTGGCCACAATGATGGATCCAATATGCGGCACCGAGCAAAAGGGGAACACATATTGGACGAAGATTTGGAAGGAGTATCATGAGCAAAAGGAGTATGTGGAGCCGCATCCTATCGTTACCACCTGCAATGTGGCATCTCTCCAACATCGTTGGGGGATCATTCAAGGGGAAGTGAATAAGTACGTCGGCTACTACTCACAAGGGATCAAACGCCCTCAAAGTGGGATGGGAGTCCCAACTCACGTAAACTCGATTGCCTCATCTTGTCGTCCATTGCATATGCTTCTTGTGTTTGCATTCTCGCACTCATACATATGTTGTTTTCTAGATGGCGGTGGCGGCCACTTTGTATCACAAGGTGGAGAAATAAGCCATTTGCTTTTAGGCATTGTTGGGTCATATTGAATGCCAAGCCGAAGTGGAACCAACTTGTGGCCGACCTCAAGTCCGGCAAGAAGAGGAATGATGGCTCAAGCTCGAACCAATCAATTGGGCTGGATtatgaagatgatgatgttgtcGCGACAGATGGAATAGCCACCGTGCCAAAGGACAACCGTGAAGTCTTGGGAAACAAGCGGGAGAAGGCATGTGCTGCCCGTGATGCCGCAGCTACCAAAATGTCGTCCACATGGACGGGCATTCCTTCGGTGAGGGAGAACAAGAAAGAGGAGAGGCAACTCATGTTGGATGCGCAAAAGGAAAGGATGGAGTGAGACCGGAAGAGGGCGGAGAAGAAACTCGAAATTGAGACGGATAAGATCAAGTTGGAGAAGCAACAAGCGGCGATCAAATGGGAACTCGAGAAGCCAAGACATTTGGCGACATAGAGCTTGAGAAGGAAAGGTTGCAACTCGCACGGATGCGGAAGATGCGAGGATCATGCTGGTGGATGAGACCCTCTTGGATGAGCATGCGAAGAAGTGGCTtgtggacaagaagatgaagatcaagGACCGTAGGAAGTGCGAGGACGGCTCGGACCAGATGCAGGCGTAGGAGGCAGCCTGGATGCAGGCGGAGGAGGCTGCCCGGATGCAGGCGGAGAAGGACGAGCAGGACGCATTCTGCCTGGAGCCAGTGGCGGAGGCAgggggaccagcaggggccctgCCCCCCTGACATTAGGACTTCGCTGCTAATTCAGTGATGAACAGTGCATAATTAGAAATTATTTGATGCTTAAAGTCTTATTTTTCTATGCTTTGGCCCTCCCTAACCTGTTTTGACTGCAATCGCCCCTGATCCAaattttctggctccgccactgcctgGAGCACGACGCATTCCGCTCGGAGCAGGTGCTCGGCCAGTGATCTGAGTCCATCCATCACGCTCGGACATTGATTTCATTTTGCCATGTATGTTTTGTTGAACTATGATTTGTTTTGCTTTGTTTCAAACTTTTGCATTCAGACAGTTTGTATCGTATGATCGACGTACATGAATTGCATGGATTTGAGGATCAAAATTTGTGAGATGGATGTGCGGCGCAATATTTGAGGGGTGCCCGGTCAATCCCCAGGGAAGCACTCGGGCGTGTCCGCGAGCGTTGAAGGGGCCGGATTTGCCAAGTGCCCAAGTCCAACTGTAGATGCTCCAAGGTTCACTATCAACTTTTTTTTGGAGACGGTAGAGGGAGGCACTATCAAATGTGCTTGGAGCAATGACCATCAATCAAGATGGTCAAAACGAAGATTCACGCATTGGCATAGGCAACATAGTACAAGCTGATCGCCATGCATGCAACCTGATCAGACCAATCCGCGCCGTCGACCCGCCATGTCGGTTCAGTGGACGGCTCAGATCCACCGTCACTCCTCCGTCGTCCCAGATATATCGAAAGAACGAGCCGAGCCGCCTCCAGATCTCACCAGATCGATCCTCGAAAATCTCTTCTCCCCCGAGCTCgaccaccccaaaccctagcagcCATGGCGACGGAGTCGGAGCCCGCCGCGGCGCCGCGCCTGCTCCTGGGCCCGCCCCTGATCCGCGCCGCGCGCCCATCCCCCGACTCCGGCGCCGCCACCGGCGACGCGTTGCACCCGTTCGTCGACCTCCTCGACGCGGCCTTCAACGCACCGTCGGAGGCGGCCCTCAAGGCGGCGCTCAAGCCGCGGAGGGCGCTCACGGAGAACTGCTCCGCCACGTACGCCAACTCGGGCAACCCCTGCCTCGACTTCTTCTTCCAGGTGGTCCCCGACACGCCCGCCGACCGCGTGCGccagctcctcgccgccgcctgggCGCAGGACTCGCTCACGGCGCTCCGCCTCGCCTGCAACCTCCGCGGCGTGCGCGGCACCGGCAAGTCGGACAAGGAGGGCTTCTACGCCGCCGCGCTCTGGATGCACGAGCACCACCCGCGCACGCTCGCCTGCAACGTCGCCGCGCTCGCCGAGTTCGGCTACCTCAAGGACTTCCCCGAGCTGCTGTTCCGCCTCCTCCGCGGCCCCGACGTGCGCGCGGTCGCCAAGGCCGGCGCCGAGGCCGACAAGGCGCGCAGGAAGGCCAAGGGCCTCGCCAGCCAGCGGGAGGAattgagggctaggctcgccagccGCAAGCTCGCCCGCGAGCTCGCCACCGTGCCTGCCAAGGCCACCTTCGGTGACTTCCTCTCCGCCGCGCTCTCCAAGTTCGGCAAGGGCAGCAAGCCCGTGGAGGTTGTCCcggtccaggagcccgcggaggtgcAGAAGCCGGAAGCGATGGAGGTGGACCAGAAGAAGAAGACAGCGGCGAGTAAGCCGCGGCGGATGTCGAAGAAGGTACGCACGGTTGCCAAGCTCGCCGTGCAGTCGTTGGAGACGTACTACGGAGACCGTGCCTACCGCTTCCTGTTCGACGCTGTCGCCGACTTCTTCGCCGCGCTCCTCACCTCGGACCTCCAGCAGCTGGCCTCCGGCGGCAAAAAGAGGAAGATCGGGCTCGCCGCCAAGTGGTGCCCCACTCCAGGCTCGTCCTTCGACCGCACCACGCTGCTCTGCGAGGCCATCGCCCGCCGCCTCTTCCCGCGTGACTCGGACCCCGAGCTCACCCAGCTCTCGGAAGAGCACTACGCGTACCGCGCCCTACACCGCCTCCGCCGCGAGGTGCTCGTGCCGCTGCGCAAGGTGCTGGAGCTCCCGGAGGTGTACATGAGCGCGCAGCGGTGGTCGGAGCTGCCCTACATCCGCGTCGCCTCAGTGGCCATGCGGCGCTACAAGTCCCTCTTCAAGAAGCACGATGAGGAGCGCTTCGACAAGTACCTGGAGGACGTGGAGGCTGGCAAGGCCAAGATCGCGGCCGGCGCGCTCCTGCCGCACGAGATCGCCGCGGCCGCCTACCGCGGCCAGGACGACAATGTGTCGGAGCTGCAGTGGCgccgcatggtggacgacctccGTTCCAAGGGGTCGCTGCACAACTGCATCTCGGTCTGCGACGTGTCCGCGAGCATGAGCGGCACCCCGATGGAGGTGTGCATCGCGCTGGGCGTGCTCACCTCGGAGCTCAGCGAGGAGCCGTGGGCCGGCAAGGTGATCACCTTCAGCGAGAACCCGGAGATTCACCTGATCAAGGGCAAGACCCTCCGCCAGAAGATGGACTTCGTGCGACGCATGCACTGGGGCGGGAGCACCAACTTCCAGGGGGTGTTCGACCAGATCCTCCGCACGGCGGTCGAGGCGAGTCTAGCGCCGGAGAAGATGATCAGGACCGTGTTCGTATACAGCGACATGGAGTTCAATATGGCGTCAGGGAGCGCCTACGCCGCCTACTACAGCCGGCGGGAGTCGGTTCCGTGGGAGACTGACTACGAGGTGATCTGCAAGAAGTTCAGGGACGCTGGCTACGGCGACGTGGTGCCCCAGATCATCTTCTGGAACCTGCGTGACTCGCAGTCGACGCCAGTGACATCGACCCAGCCTGGGGTGGCCATGGTGAGCGGCTTCTCCAAGAACTTCCTCAAGATCTTTCTGAAGAACGACGGGGTGGTGAACCCTGAGGCCATCATGATGGAGGCCATCGCCGGCGAAGAGTACCAGAAGCTCGCCGTGTACGACTAGATCCATGCATTGTCAGTTGTCATCATCAGCTTAGTTTGTCTGTCGTGCTGTTGGATCAGCTTGTTTTCATAACTGTGAACAGCAGACTTGCTGTGCTTGATTAGCTTCTTTTCTGAAATAAAACCAAAATCATGCTTGACCGGAATTGTTTTGCTTTATCCAATGTACTGATCGATCATCATTTGGAGTGCATGCATGAATTAATTGACCGTGCCTTCTGAATTCCCAACAGCTTCAGCTGCCCATGTTGTTCTTGGTTAGCATAGTCTTTTGTGCATTCGTACCTTATTACCTTGGTTGCTTTCCAATGTCCTTACGAATTCTCTTGATTGCAATGGTATATACTGGCATAGGTAGAAGGTGCATGTATGCACTGAATTGAAGGCTAATTTACAATTTCAAATTCTTATGTTTATGCATGCCAAGAATGCAGAAACTTACCTGAACAGATTGCTTTTTGATTTCCCATCATCGGAGAGTATGAAGGAGTGATTTCTGAATTCTGGGTAGCTAAACTGTCATGGGTGTTTGGTTAGCTTATTTTCTGAATGAATTCGGACATGGTAAAAGTTGTCCGAACTGTCGCCTGTTTTATCATCATCATGCCACTAATGCGGAAACTTACTCATCGTTCATGTGTGCATTTGGGTTTCTCTGTTTTATCATGCATCTTTGGCAAATTCATTCTGTAGTGCAGGAACACGTTTGTAAACAGTTTCCTTAGCCTGCACATCCTGTATGCATGTATGTGGTTGGTACTGTTATTAATCTGTAACTGAGCCGAAAGGCTGAAGCTAGATGCAGAATCTCTCTTATGTAAAAAAATTCCATGCTGGTTAACTTCACACTTAACAGTGGAATTACTAAAACTAAATTTTGGCGAACAGTGGTACAAATAAAATGGATATACGCAGTAGCATGGCCTTGTCAACATCTGCAGATGCTGATCTCTCGAAACAAGTTGCTCTCATCCGCCCTCCCCTGTTCAAGTGCTGTACGTGCTCCTCCAGTGTTATTGTAGTGCATGAATGAATTTCTGAATTTCTAACAGCTTACTGTTGTCGCGTTTGATTTTCTGAATCCAGATCGAAATCATGTTTGTAatttttgctctctctctctcagttgTACTTGTATGCTTGCTCTGTTTGTTAGTCTTCTTTTCAGAATCCAAACCAAAAGTCATGCTAGCAATTTTTGCTGTTGAACATGTTGCTTGAGCTGGAGGATGATTGGAATGGCCTCTAATTTACTGAGTCTTTTGATTACTGGCATAGGTGGAGAGCTGCATGTATGCACTGAATTCAGGGTTCAGATTAGAAGTGAGATCCTCAGTTACGGCATGCCTAGACCGCAgaaactttttttttttgagagcCGCGCCAATGCAACTTTGGCAGAGAATGGATGACTTGTATTGTCTTCAGTCACAGAATGAATGAAATAAATGACTTTGAGTGGGGATGgatgttttttatttatttatcatGCAACTTGGCAGTGTAATTCTACAGAAACACTTTTGGCAAACACACTGTCTAGGTTGCCTGTACATCGATCCTCTATGCATGATACGGTTAACCTGTCAGTTTATTCTAAAAGCTGAAGCTACAGTAATAGCCATCCATAGATTTGAGTAATTTCGAGTAACATGTTGAAGCCTCGAGACCAGCCGCGTCAAGATATGCTGTCGATCTGACCTGGTGACCCTTCTTCGTGTTCATTGATGGCCAGGTCGACCTGACGGTCATGCTTCTCTCCTTGAGTGCTGATGGACCATCCTTTGGAGCGCTCGAATGAATGAATTAGCTTGAATCTAAACTGATTacctttttttttcttctgaaattgAACCAGGTCGATAGATTTGTGCTATGTCTTTTATCTTTCTTAGGTATGTTGTAGCTCACATGCATTGAGATGTATTTATATTAGTCGACACGCGCAACAAAATTATGACCATCGGT encodes:
- the LOC119350717 gene encoding uncharacterized protein LOC119350717 — protein: MATESEPAAAPRLLLGPPLIRAARPSPDSGAATGDALHPFVDLLDAAFNAPSEAALKAALKPRRALTENCSATYANSGNPCLDFFFQVVPDTPADRVRQLLAAAWAQDSLTALRLACNLRGVRGTGKSDKEGFYAAALWMHEHHPRTLACNVAALAEFGYLKDFPELLFRLLRGPDVRAVAKAGAEADKARRKAKGLASQREELRARLASRKLARELATVPAKATFGDFLSAALSKFGKGSKPVEVVPVQEPAEVQKPEAMEVDQKKKTAASKPRRMSKKVRTVAKLAVQSLETYYGDRAYRFLFDAVADFFAALLTSDLQQLASGGKKRKIGLAAKWCPTPGSSFDRTTLLCEAIARRLFPRDSDPELTQLSEEHYAYRALHRLRREVLVPLRKVLELPEVYMSAQRWSELPYIRVASVAMRRYKSLFKKHDEERFDKYLEDVEAGKAKIAAGALLPHEIAAAAYRGQDDNVSELQWRRMVDDLRSKGSLHNCISVCDVSASMSGTPMEVCIALGVLTSELSEEPWAGKVITFSENPEIHLIKGKTLRQKMDFVRRMHWGGSTNFQGVFDQILRTAVEASLAPEKMIRTVFVYSDMEFNMASGSAYAAYYSRRESVPWETDYEVICKKFRDAGYGDVVPQIIFWNLRDSQSTPVTSTQPGVAMVSGFSKNFLKIFLKNDGVVNPEAIMMEAIAGEEYQKLAVYD